AGAATCCCCCGACCATGCCCCGTGCCCCACGCGTTCCCGCGAGCCCCCAGGCCGGCGCAGCCCCGAGCGCCCGCAGCCGTCGCGCCGCCGCGCCAGGCATGCAGGTGAGCGAGAGGGCCCCCCACATTCCCACCCGAGGGAGCCCGGCCCTGCCCTCCCCGACTCCGCGCCCTTCGCCCCCTAACCCCCCCGGCGCGGCCCCCCGCCCGGCTCGAGCCTCCAGCCCAGAAGCTCGCCTCGCCCGCCGCGCTCCGCATCCCACCGCGGGTCCCGACTCCGTCCTGCCCTCCTGCGCAGCGGTCCCGGCGGCTGCCTGCATCCCGCCTTTGGCTCGGCCCCTCGCATCCTCCTGCCTCGGCTTCCTTTTCTGCTCTCGGCGCTCCCTCCCACGGACCCCCTCGCCTACCTCCTGGTCCTCGtttccacaccccccaccccccaccccactcatCGATTTCCAGCGGGGTCCAGGGAGCGCGGGCCTTCGGGAAGGGTGGGCTCGCGGCCGCGCTGGGGATGGGccctgctcccccagccccagactcccgccccacccccagctcgTCTCCTGCGCACAACAGGTCGGTGAGGAgcgaggggagggtgggggtggcgcGCCAGCCGGGCGACTGCGGGCTTCCTGGAGGGGGTGACTAAGGGGTGCGGAGTCCGGGGACTGGAGTTGACGTTGGTTGGGGCGGGGGGATGCACAGGCAGGAGAGGCGAGTGGGTCCCGGCGTCAGCTGGCCACAGCTGTCCCTGGGAACCCCTCTACACTCCACCGGCTTCCACTCCTTCCTCGGTCCCCACAGCCtcgctctcttcctggcttccttTCGTGTCTTTCTATCAGgcccccttccctgcctctctccgTAGCTCCGTGTCTCTTTACGTTGGAAGAAACAATTTCCAACTCCTCCATCTTTGCTGTTCCCCAGTCCCTTCCTTGTCTCATTCTGTCCTCGGTACCTTGTCGTCTCCTCCCCGctttcttcctccccatccctggtCTCCTCcgtccctcttctcccctctccttccgCGGTCTCCACTTCCCGTCCTGCCTGgacctttctttcctccttctccccGGCTCCTGCGACCCCGGAACTCTCTCAGTTTCCCTCCCTGACCTTTCCTCTTATGCTCAGCATCCTACAGCTGTCCATCTTTTGTgcgcgccccccaccccagtccattCTTTCAGGGACCAGCCCCCCTCACCGTCTTCCTCTtcacctttctcctcctttctcacGCCTCACCAGCCTTCCGTCTCTCAGCCCATCACCTCTTCACAGCTCTCTCCACAGCCCACTTTCCCAGTCCCTTCCCCAGACTCTCCCACCTTACTCCCTGTTATTCTCCGAGAGCGCTTCATGTCCAGATCTGGACCCAGATACCAGAGGACACTGAATGTCACATCCTCATTCACTGGGGAGCCTGCTGCCTCCCCCTGGGTCTGCCACCCTCGACTCTGAGAACGTGTCCTCCTCTTTCAGAACCCTCCATCCCGATGATTCTCCCAGACTCTTTACCCTGGAGAGCGACATTTGAGGGTCCGGCTTCTCCCCATCTCCACTTCTCAGAGGGCACCTATGCGTTTGGATGGCTGAACACTGAGCAAAAATTACATTCTGTAGTTTTCTCCCACCCACCTCTCCctttcttgtctctttccttccatCCCTCCATCTCCGTTTCCTCTGCTCTTGAAGATGCAGATTCCTGGGGCCATTCACTCCTCAGAGAAAAGCCTCGGAGGACAAGTGGGGTGGGCAGTCTGGGATGCTCCCCTCTGTGCAGCCCTACACGTTCACACACTCAATCTGATTGActtcttcttccctccccctcTCAGACGCCCTCCCTCGCGGTAGGTGCTCAAGGAATCACAAGGTTCTTGGCTCTAAATTAAGATTCAAGAAAAGCTAGGAGCTGTGGGCAGAGGAAgtgagaaggaaggaagccagAGAAGTGAGAGTAGACCCTGGGGTGGGGAAGTAACAGGGACCTGGGAAGTTGCAGATAGAGACTGGGGGCTAGACAGGGGACTGGTCTGGAGTTTCCCCTCCCCAGGACAGTGCTAGGCAACTGAGGGTCCTGAGTGGTGGCAGCATAGATGGCAGCTGCAGCTGGGAGGGGAGATGGAGGTGAACAGGGAGGATGGATGAGCTGGGGAGGTCCTCAGGGCAAGCTTGGGATGTGACAACCCCTCTCTCCCCCAGTAAAGGCTGAAAATCTGAGTCACCGCTGAGGATCTCGGACATGGAGTCCAGGATGCGGTAAGTTTGGAGGGAGCTTAGAGGTCACATTTCCTGGGGTTTTGGCTCTTTCCCTCCTAGGCCCACCCAGGGCTTTTCATCCTGAGGGCTCGACCCTTGGAAGATGGGAAGTGAGACATGTCTTCCCGAAGCCACTTTTTGCAGAGGGAGGAGGCAGCCCAAGATGGCCTCGGACTCATCGCTCGCTCTCCCTTCCCGCAGGCCTGCATTGCTGCTGTCCCATCTCCTTTCTCTCTGGCCACTGCTGTTGCTGCCCCTCCCACCGCCTGCTCAaggttcctcctcctcccctcgaACCCCACCAGCCCCAGCCCGGCCCCCCTGTGCCCGGGGAGGCCCCTCGGCCCCACGccacgtgtgtgtgtgggagCGGGCACCTCCACCAAGCCGATCCCCTCGGGTCCTGAGATCACGTCGGCAAGTCCTGCCAGGCACCGCGCCCCCGGCCACCCCATCAGGCTTTGAGGAGGGTCCACCCTCATCCCAGTACCCCTGGGCTATTGTGTGGGGCCCTACGGTGTCTCGAGAGGATGGGGGGGACCCCAACTCTGCCAATCCTGGATTTCTGCCCCTGGACTATGGTTTTGCAGCCCCCCACGGGCTGGCTACTCCACACCCCAACTCAGACTCCATGCGGGCTGATGGAGATGGGCTCATCCTTGGAGAAGCACCTGCCACCCTGAGGCCCTTCCTGTTCGGGGGCCGCGGTGAAGGTGAGTGGGAGAAGCTGAGAAGGGATATGGACGGGGAGCTGGTTGAAGACTCTCAGGGCAGCAACAGGGTCCTGTGTATCAGCTCCTGCCACAAGTGTGCCGGGCCCTGGGCTGGCACAGGAGGCGGAAAGGAAGATGTGTCTGAGCCCCAGAGGAGCTCAGGTCCACTGGTGAAAACGCGTAAACCCTCGGGGATGAGTCAACAGTAATACATGCTCTAACAGAGGCGTGCACAGCATGTTTTTAGGCAAAGAGAAGGGAGAGACTACTTCTGCCCGGGGATCAGGACACCTTCCAAGAATTGACATTTGAGCCAGACCCTGGAAACAGTGGGAGTAGTCCAGGCAGAGGAAGGCCCTTCAGGATGACACCTCGACTCAGGGCGCGCAGATACAGGGCCAGTGGTttgggggcggggccagggcagAGATGGACATTTTCACCCGCTAGTTTCTGTGCGGAGAGAGAGGTTCTGAGAGGTTCTCTCTGACCTTGGAACTCCTTCTCATCCCATATATACAGAAGATTTGGGGAAGTGGAGAAAAAAGATTTGGGAGGGAAAGAGCTGAAAACTCTGGGGAAAGctgatgataaaaataaagcagggaggctctaaagaagcagaaaaagagtTGGATGATGTGGCTTCCAATGGCAACACCGCTCAAGCTTCCTGCACCTACAGCctaaccccacccccaaccccgctTGGCTTCCCGGGCCCCAGGCCTCCCTAAGACTTTTTCCCTGCCCCTAAGCAGGTGTGGACCCTCAGCTCTACGTCACAATTACCATCTCCATCATCATTGTCCTCGTGGCCACCGGCATCATCTTCAAGTTCTGGTAAGCCAGCAGGAAGGGGATGCTGACATCCCCATGAATGTTTGGCTGGAAGGAGTCTGGGTGGCAGTTTTGCTGGGGGAATAGGAAGTGGTGGATTAAGACAAGACCTTGGGGAAAGATAGGAAGGATCTGGGCAGGGGAAGCTGTGAGAAATGAGCTCAGGTTCCTGCTGGGGAAATATAAGGAGAATGGGAGAGGTAGGGAGATCATTGTGAGCACAAGCTGGGGGGCTAGGGTGGCCATCCCTTGTCATTCTGCAGGGCCCTTCTTAAGGCCACCTtaaagggaagagggagaaaatcCCAGCTTTTTGTATGCACTTAATAGCGGGTCACTCAGTCCTTCACACTTTACTGCAAGACTCATTAGACTCAGGTGTTCAGGTCATTAGCTGACTTTGAACTAGAACTAAACCTGCCAGGCACCTGCTGCGGAGAGAAATGGCtctcggggtgtgtgtgtgggggggtagGGGCAGTTGTGGGGGACTCTGTGTGTCCATGGGGAGGGGCCCCCATTCTGTGGCTCTGGACCAGGTGGGAGGGTGGTTTAGATTCCCAAGCCCCCCTGGAGGCGCGGGGACAGGAAGTGGTTTTGTGGAGAGGGTCTCAGGATCTGGGGTGTAGGGAACAATTAGAGGCTGGTTTCTCTACTGTCAGATTCTGCAGGTGCCTGGGGGAGGCTGGGGGGTGACCAGCTCCCGAGGGGGCCCAGGTTGGGGACTTCTCGAATGGGTGAGACCCTCTCTCCTTCTGGGGTCGCCAGCTGGGACCGCAGTCAGAAACGGCGCAGGCCCTCGGGGCAGCAAGGGGCCCTGAGGCAAGAGGAGAGCCAGCAGCCCCTGACTGACCTGTCCCCAGCCGGGGTCACTGTGCTGGGGGCCTTCGGAGactcacccacccccacccctgaccaCGAGGAACCCCGAGGGGGGCCCCGGCCCGGGATGCCCCAGCCCAAGGGGGCACCAGCCTTCCAGCTGAACCggtgagggcagggcagagggcagggaggtgggcagtGGCAGTGGGTGGGGCGCTCCCcactgggtgggtggggaggaggcagacTGGCCCACGCTCAGGAGACTGGACCTCTGCTCTCTGGGGGGCCCCACCTGTCTCCCTGTAGATCTATGTCCTGTTTTCATGCTGCCATTTCACTCCACCTTGCCCCCTTAATCTCCATCCCTTTTATTTCTTGAACTGCCCTCCTGATTCTGGCTTGCCCCTTGGTTCCTGACTGTgccctttcccttttccccttagGATTCCCCTGGTGAATCTGTGATGTCCCCCAAGGTTGGGGCACCTCCAGGCAGGGGGCCAAGGGCCCGGCATAGCCCCCATCCTGCTGAGGGCACGGCGGCTGTGGGCGCTGCGGCTCTGCCTGGGCTCATACCTTGGGAACACTCGCTAGCCCACAGGCAAGCCCAGCTGCTCACCCTCCTTGAGGTGGGGGCCTCACTTATCTGTGGCTTCTGGCCCCCCGGTCCCCACCCTGGCACACTCACACTAGCCTTGCACACTCACCTCTCCCCTCTCAGGCCATCGCACACTCACGCTCTTGTACAGCCAGTCTCCCCACCCACATCCCCCCTCCGAGGATCCCCCGTGTCCTCCCTTTTGTCTCACACTTTtcacttcctctcctccctcctcctgcgCTCAGCCCATCACTCGGCGGTCAGTGGGTGTACCTTTCATGTGCATTTCCCGGCCCCTCGTTGTGATGTTGTAAATGTCGTGCTCACACTCCACTTCTTGAACACCCACGGGTGGAgtttctgtgtcccctgcatgctGCCCCGGAGGGGGGTGGGAGATGAGCTGGGGGCTCTTTGGGCCCCATCTGTCCCGGTCCCACCCCACTCCACGTCGTGGGTTTTACCATGTCCCCCATCCCACTCTAGGGACTCCCCTGTGGAAATGGGGAGTCATGAGGCCCCAAaactcctccccagccccactgcTAAATTCTGTTGTCTGGGAGATGGCTTTTGGGGAGCCtcctgctgcagtgcaggagaaagGGGCCCCCATttgccctcccctgcctccccagtcCTTCTGTCTCTTCTGTCCTGGCTGTCTGTGCGTGTCACTCTGGAACTCAGAGCCCCCTTTCCTCCCCACTGTCCCCCCCAATCAAGTCCTCCACTTTCCAGTCCCCCTGAGGGCCTCCCTAATTCCACCTAGGCTGCCAGGGACCAGGGCCAGCTGGTTCAAGGCCATCGGGAGCTCTGCCTCCCAacctgcccctccctccctccttggtTCCTCCAACTCTCCTGCCTTTTGTCCCCTCCACCCCTCAGGTTTGTCCCAACTTCTCATGGCTttcccaccttccttccttctttcctctcttacCTGGCTCCTATGCtgtgatatatatttttgtattatctCTTTCTTCTTGTGGTGATAATCTTGAATTCTTGTGGGATGTaagtttcaaaattttcaaataaagccTTTGCAAGATACCTGAGTCCCCTGGTTCTGCCTCATGAGCCCTGCagtgaggaaaggaggaaaggaggaaaggcgATGGGCAGCcaaaagggaggaaaaggaggatggAGGGGTGACCCTCCAGACCCGAGTGACCTGGCTTGCTCTGACCTGGAGTTGGGGTTTGGGGGCTTTGATATGGGATGGAGCTGAAGGAAGAGACACTGACGGGAGCAGACCTGATGAGGAGCAGCCGGAGCAAACTGGAAGAGTGGCTTGTTAATTACCAGCGAAGGTCAAGAGAGACCATGAGAAAGGAGGCCGAAGCAAAGGGACACTTCTGTAGCAGCTCAGGCGATGGCGCCagccagaaaaggaagaggagagctGATAAGGCAGATGGAGGGtgaagggcaaaaggagaagaaaaaatggaGCAATGGAAACAAGACTAGAGGGAGCAGCAGGAGAGAGGCTGGCTGCCCTGCTTGCTTTATTTTCAGCCTTGCTCCCTAACCTGCCCCCACCCACAGCTGTCCCCCAGAAGCCCTGTGGTTCACTCTCATTAGCTTTTCCTGTTCTGCCCTCTTGAAGAGGCACtgctggggtgtgggggtgg
Above is a genomic segment from Bos indicus isolate NIAB-ARS_2022 breed Sahiwal x Tharparkar chromosome 5, NIAB-ARS_B.indTharparkar_mat_pri_1.0, whole genome shotgun sequence containing:
- the PIANP gene encoding PILR alpha-associated neural protein, with protein sequence MESRMRPALLLSHLLSLWPLLLLPLPPPAQGSSSSPRTPPAPARPPCARGGPSAPRHVCVWERAPPPSRSPRVLRSRRQVLPGTAPPATPSGFEEGPPSSQYPWAIVWGPTVSREDGGDPNSANPGFLPLDYGFAAPHGLATPHPNSDSMRADGDGLILGEAPATLRPFLFGGRGEGVDPQLYVTITISIIIVLVATGIIFKFCWDRSQKRRRPSGQQGALRQEESQQPLTDLSPAGVTVLGAFGDSPTPTPDHEEPRGGPRPGMPQPKGAPAFQLNRIPLVNL